Proteins from one Parvibaculum lavamentivorans DS-1 genomic window:
- a CDS encoding glycerophosphodiester phosphodiesterase yields MRPAKFPYLEHDGLLAFAHRGGAGAWPENTMPAFQGAIDLGYRYVETDVHATRDGVLLAFHDDRLDRVTDSTGCIADMDYDQVRKARVDGKEPIPLLAELLSTWPEIKINIDPKRDNAAEPLIKLLKDMDVIDRVCVTAFSGKRTAAIRDAIGPRLCTGMGPLSTVRLRLGSWAGAAGALLGGFVEGVAQIPIEQYGVTLVDRALVDRAHELGLQVHVWTIDDEAEMRRLIDLGVDGLMTDVPALLKTVLIEKGLWPS; encoded by the coding sequence ATGCGACCGGCGAAATTTCCTTATCTCGAGCATGACGGGTTGCTTGCTTTCGCGCATCGGGGGGGCGCAGGAGCATGGCCGGAAAATACGATGCCGGCCTTTCAAGGAGCGATCGATCTCGGCTACCGGTATGTCGAAACCGACGTGCATGCGACACGCGACGGCGTGCTGCTTGCCTTTCATGATGACCGGCTGGATCGCGTGACCGACAGCACCGGCTGCATTGCGGACATGGATTACGACCAGGTGCGCAAGGCACGTGTGGACGGGAAGGAGCCGATACCGCTGCTGGCGGAACTTCTGAGCACCTGGCCCGAGATCAAGATCAACATCGATCCGAAGCGCGACAATGCGGCGGAACCGCTGATCAAGCTGCTGAAGGATATGGATGTCATCGATCGGGTTTGCGTTACCGCCTTCTCTGGCAAACGCACTGCCGCGATCCGCGATGCCATTGGGCCGAGGCTCTGTACGGGCATGGGGCCGCTTTCGACCGTAAGGCTGCGTTTGGGCAGCTGGGCGGGGGCGGCCGGGGCGCTGCTCGGAGGATTTGTGGAGGGCGTTGCACAAATTCCCATCGAGCAATATGGCGTTACGCTGGTGGACCGGGCGCTGGTGGACAGGGCCCATGAGCTCGGGCTCCAGGTGCATGTCTGGACCATCGACGATGAGGCAGAAATGCGCCGCTTGATCGATCTCGGCGTCGACGGGCTCATGACCGATGTGCCGGCGCTCCTGAAAACGGTTCTCATTGAAAAAGGGCTCTGGCCCTCGTAA
- the hemA gene encoding 5-aminolevulinate synthase — protein MGQDAIDYKRKLAEALRAVKDEGRYRVFADIVRHRGSFPRATFHTPEGKRDIVVWCSNDYLGMGQHPAVVEAMHRAIEEVGAGSGGTRNISGTTHYHVELERELADLHQKEAALLFTSGYAANDATLSTLARILGDCVIISDEMNHASMIEGIKRGGGPKRLWRHNDLAHLEELLSEIDPAQPKIVAFESVYSMDGDIAPIGAICDLARKYGALTYLDEVHAVGLYGPRGGGIAERDDVLEKVDIIEGTLAKGFGVMGGYIAASADLVDVVRSYAPGFIFSTSLAPVLVAGVLAAVRHLKASDAERERHQERAATLRQMLADAGLPVMMCESHIVPVMVGDPVTCKQVSDDLLRDFGIYVQPINYPTVPRGTERLRFTPCPVHTDEMMRDLVEALDQVWTRRKIRRAA, from the coding sequence ATGGGCCAGGATGCCATCGACTACAAGCGGAAGCTGGCCGAAGCGCTACGCGCCGTGAAAGACGAAGGACGCTACCGCGTCTTTGCGGACATTGTGCGCCATCGCGGATCTTTTCCGCGCGCCACTTTTCATACGCCCGAAGGCAAACGCGACATCGTCGTGTGGTGCTCCAACGATTATCTGGGCATGGGGCAGCATCCGGCCGTTGTCGAAGCGATGCATCGGGCAATCGAAGAAGTCGGAGCGGGCTCGGGCGGCACGCGCAACATTTCCGGCACGACGCATTATCACGTTGAACTTGAGCGCGAGCTTGCGGACCTCCATCAGAAGGAGGCGGCGCTTCTTTTTACCTCCGGCTATGCCGCGAACGATGCAACGCTATCGACGCTTGCACGCATTCTGGGTGACTGTGTCATCATCTCGGACGAGATGAACCATGCATCGATGATCGAAGGCATCAAACGCGGCGGTGGACCGAAAAGGCTTTGGCGTCATAACGACCTGGCGCATCTGGAGGAACTCCTCAGCGAGATCGATCCGGCGCAGCCAAAGATCGTGGCGTTCGAATCCGTTTATTCAATGGATGGCGACATTGCACCTATCGGTGCAATTTGTGACCTCGCCCGCAAGTATGGAGCGCTGACATATCTCGATGAAGTTCACGCTGTCGGGCTTTACGGGCCGCGTGGAGGCGGGATCGCGGAGCGCGACGATGTCCTCGAAAAAGTGGACATCATCGAGGGGACGCTCGCCAAAGGCTTTGGCGTGATGGGCGGCTATATCGCCGCTTCAGCCGATCTTGTCGATGTGGTCCGTTCCTATGCGCCAGGCTTTATCTTCTCGACCTCGCTTGCGCCGGTGCTGGTCGCGGGCGTCCTTGCCGCGGTGCGCCACCTCAAGGCGAGCGATGCGGAACGGGAGCGGCATCAGGAACGCGCGGCAACGTTGCGCCAAATGCTGGCGGACGCGGGACTGCCGGTAATGATGTGCGAAAGCCATATCGTACCGGTGATGGTAGGCGATCCTGTTACCTGCAAGCAGGTGAGCGACGATCTGCTGAGGGATTTCGGCATCTATGTTCAGCCGATCAACTATCCGACCGTACCCCGGGGCACCGAGCGGCTGCGCTTTACGCCATGCCCCGTTCATACAGATGAGATGATGCGCGATCTCGTGGAGGCGCTGGACCAGGTATGGACCCGCCGCAAGATCAGACGTGCCGCCTGA
- a CDS encoding DUF6898 family protein, protein MPPESGAGGPRGSRRDDGGARREIIIEYTPIGGSVKVTAVDVETGTEVSVVGPATAAEVELERVAVRKLRYVMEKNGHIKKEGGTERSEPPAGGGIIV, encoded by the coding sequence GTGCCGCCTGAAAGCGGCGCAGGCGGTCCGAGGGGATCGCGACGGGACGACGGCGGTGCGCGCCGCGAAATCATAATCGAATACACGCCCATCGGCGGCAGCGTCAAAGTGACGGCTGTCGATGTCGAGACCGGTACAGAAGTCTCAGTGGTGGGCCCGGCAACTGCGGCGGAAGTGGAGCTTGAGCGCGTTGCTGTGCGCAAGTTGCGCTACGTGATGGAAAAGAACGGACATATCAAGAAAGAGGGCGGAACAGAACGCTCGGAACCGCCGGCAGGCGGCGGGATCATCGTTTAG
- a CDS encoding MucR family transcriptional regulator: MNETRSSVSGDTTEILRLATEIVAAYVSNNAIAANDIAGMIRAVHSTLSDLGQGVSAKEADLAPAVPVKKSVTSDYIVCLEDGKKLKMLKRYLRSQFGLTPEEYRARWNLPHDYPMVAPNYAAQRSKLAKQIGLGRVGTAPARGRKKK, translated from the coding sequence TCCGGTGACACGACGGAAATACTTCGCCTCGCAACTGAAATAGTTGCGGCTTATGTAAGCAACAACGCGATCGCAGCGAATGACATTGCCGGGATGATCCGCGCCGTTCATTCAACGCTTTCAGATCTCGGTCAAGGCGTAAGTGCCAAGGAAGCCGACCTTGCGCCCGCGGTCCCGGTCAAGAAATCTGTCACGTCGGACTACATTGTCTGCCTGGAAGACGGCAAGAAGCTCAAAATGCTGAAGCGCTATCTGCGCTCGCAATTTGGCCTTACGCCGGAGGAATACAGGGCTCGCTGGAACCTGCCACACGACTACCCAATGGTAGCGCCGAACTACGCGGCCCAGCGTTCCAAACTGGCGAAGCAGATCGGTCTCGGACGGGTCGGCACGGCGCCAGCACGCGGTCGCAAGAAGAAGTAA